The stretch of DNA TTGGTCGGAAGAAGCTGCTGCCAAGCCCGATAGGCGCGTGCTCCATCGCCAGCGTTGACCATCGCGACAAACACCGCGCGCTGCTCATCCCCCGTCGCGGCCGAATTTGCGGCGCTCGATGAAGGCGCCAGCAGAGCCAGGAGGACGTCCGGCGAGGTAGTGTTAGCCGCTGTCTGGAAAAAGGCAGTGCGCCAGAACGGCCGCGTTGCCAGTTCAACTGTCAGCGCCTTCTGCCCGTCAGGCGTGGCGGCAATGGCCGTTAGTACGGTCATGATTGCAGTTATCGCTTCCGGCCTGAGGTGGATCGCTGGCCCAACCTCATCGAGCGCTGCCGCATAGTGCCCGGTGCGCACGAAATGATCCAGCAACCAGAAGCGAGCGAGCGGGGCACGGGGATCGCGATCCCGCGCCGCCATCATCAGTCGTTCGGCACGCCTTAAATCTCCCTTGACCGCCGCATCAACGCCCGCGAGCGCAAGTGGGTCGGCAAGCAAGGGATCACGCACTAGCGCAGAGCGGTAAAGCGCGCGCGTGGTATCGTCGATATCGCCGCTAGCAGCAGCGACACGCTGACGCGCAAGCGCCGCGAGGCTTGCACCATCAGCGGGCCAAAACTGCGCTGCTAATTGCGGATCAGCATCACGGACACTGTCTTGGACCGCAACGCGTACCGACATCCAGCCGAGTACAAGGGCGGCCCCCAACATTGCCGCCCGTACAACGCTGCCGGGGATATACCGACCCTCCTCTACAGTCATGCGACGCGATCAATATCGAGTTGGCGGATTTCCGCGTCTTCTCCGTAACGCTTCTGGCGACGTGTGCCGTAGCCATAGCCGTACCCATAGCCATAACCCGAGCCATAGCCGTAGCCGTAGCCGCCGTTCTTCGGATTGTACTTTGTCAATATAACGCCAGTGATGCTCGCATTTGCCGATTGCAATCGACGTAGCGAACTCAACACCGCCGGACGGCGAGCTGAACCAGCCTCCACCACTAGGATGGTGGCATCGCAGATTGCCGAAAGGATCGGCGAGTCCGCTAAGCCAAGCACTGGCGGTGAATCGATCAGCACAATGTCGAAATGATCTGAAAGCTCACTAAGAATTGCTTCTATCCGGTTCGTGGCCAGTAGTTCTGCTGGGTTCAGCGGAATTGGTCCGCTCGGCAGGAGCGATAAATTGGCAAGAGCGGTCGTTGCCACGTGGTCCATCGTACGCCCAGGAGTTACCAGAAGCGTCGCCAGTCCGATATCGCTAGGTTGACTAGTCTTGAATGAAGGCTTGCGCATATCAGCATCGACCAAAACGACCTTGGCACCAGCACGGGCAAGATTTTGGGCGAGTGCGAGCGACGTCGAGGACTTGCCTTCGCTCGGTCGTGTACTCGTCACTAACGCGGTTCGTGGAAAATTGCTATTCGAGATAAACTGTATTGAGCTCATGATCGTATAATAGGCTTCACTGATCTCCGAACGTTGATCCTTTAGCTCTTCGACGAACGAGACGTCCTTGGCTGTCTTGGGAACGATACCCAGCAACGGCACCTTAAGCTTGTTTATCACGTCTTCGGGAGTCTTAAGCGTGTCGTCCACGAACTCTATGGCGAATGCCAAGCCCAATCCAAGTATGACGCCAGCTAAAAGGCCGATCGCTAGATTCTTGTAGACGTTAGGCGTGAAGGGTGAAGTTGGAATCCTACCGTTATCGACGATCGCCGCCTGGCTTTCGCCGACACCGCCAGCAGTGCCGATTTCTTTGAAACGCTGCAACAAACCGTCATAAATCGTGCGGTTGGTGTCGAGATCCCGCTGAAGAATATTGTACTGGATTCCTCGACTGCGCAGATCCAACACATTTGTGCGGTACGAATTCACCTCCGCGAAAAGCTGGCGTTCGCGTCCTTGCGCTGCAACAAAAGCCGACCGCAGCATGTCGCGTTGAGCCGAGCTTATCTTACCAGTTTCAGCTGCAATGCTGTTACTGATCGATGCCATGCGTTGACGCAGCGCGACCATTTCGGGAAAATCGGGACGGAACGTCCCGAGCTTTTGCTGGTAATCGGCTTCCACCCCAGCGAGCAGGCTACGCAATCCCTGAACAGC from Sphingomonas sp. HMP9 encodes:
- a CDS encoding tetratricopeptide repeat protein; this encodes MLGAALVLGWMSVRVAVQDSVRDADPQLAAQFWPADGASLAALARQRVAAASGDIDDTTRALYRSALVRDPLLADPLALAGVDAAVKGDLRRAERLMMAARDRDPRAPLARFWLLDHFVRTGHYAAALDEVGPAIHLRPEAITAIMTVLTAIAATPDGQKALTVELATRPFWRTAFFQTAANTTSPDVLLALLAPSSSAANSAATGDEQRAVFVAMVNAGDGARAYRAWQQLLPTNYRERAHGIYDGNFGRWPGAKPFNWILAQDEIGSTRMVTAGDLPQATALNVRYFGSTTGVLAEQYVYARSGTYQLRLVARRRTNGATGGRLNMEVRCANGAVIATLPLDPLNTQLRALSTPVTVAPGCEMLRVRLVGTPGEMFSEIEAQVTGVELVPSG
- a CDS encoding GumC family protein; amino-acid sequence: MTDITATSLPERAAMSRDQLVQGSPAPVEPIDTRKTPSQFDVNEVWRVLMKWRWLIVGMLIAAVAASIIVTLSTTPVYRSSATLEINTQPMQLMQQQTDLQPAARNEAQFLTTQVGLLSSRTLAERVMRTVGLANDDAFVKGYTNLADREGAAVGKMMQHFEVTPLRGSNLIVIAYSDPNPARAARVINAYAQGFIDSTLERRYNATAFARQFLQTRLSSTREKLEASERALVAYARSQNILSLSSSSAGTGKAGDNTSPAQDSLSAQSLVSYNEALSAATRDRIAAEQAYRQAAPTANAAADNASAVQGLRSLLAGVEADYQQKLGTFRPDFPEMVALRQRMASISNSIAAETGKISSAQRDMLRSAFVAAQGRERQLFAEVNSYRTNVLDLRSRGIQYNILQRDLDTNRTIYDGLLQRFKEIGTAGGVGESQAAIVDNGRIPTSPFTPNVYKNLAIGLLAGVILGLGLAFAIEFVDDTLKTPEDVINKLKVPLLGIVPKTAKDVSFVEELKDQRSEISEAYYTIMSSIQFISNSNFPRTALVTSTRPSEGKSSTSLALAQNLARAGAKVVLVDADMRKPSFKTSQPSDIGLATLLVTPGRTMDHVATTALANLSLLPSGPIPLNPAELLATNRIEAILSELSDHFDIVLIDSPPVLGLADSPILSAICDATILVVEAGSARRPAVLSSLRRLQSANASITGVILTKYNPKNGGYGYGYGSGYGYGYGYGYGTRRQKRYGEDAEIRQLDIDRVA